The genomic stretch aaatttcatgttcGGTTTTGAATTAGAGACGTTAAAAATAATAAATCAACGTCGACTATAACCCCTAGCCTTCCAAGCTAACGATGCGGGTTCGATTCCCGCTACCCGCTCCATTCTCTATAAAAGGAGTATTCCTTTTGTCTAGACATGGTAAAGGCCTGTATTCAACCTTTTTTGTCCACCAGTTTTTGGTACTCCAGAGCGGAGTAGAGCAGTTTGGTAGCTCACGAGGCTCATAACCTTGAGGTCACGGGTTCGATTCCCGTCTCCGCACTTAACTTAGCAGTCTATATAAAAATAAAAGGACTATTCTCTTTCTTTGGGCCAACTTTTATTCACGAGTTCCCGGCCCTAGAGGGCAAAATTGAGCAGTTTGCGAAGGCACTTGCCtccacaagaagaacatgcaggacccctcccgaccttgcggaaaagaaaaatgaaatgaaagtaAAGGCGCAGTCCTCCTCTTTAAAAGCAGTTTGCCAGTTGTTTGTCTTAGTGAATACCCGATTTGTTTGTCTTAGTAAATACCTGATTTAGGTAGCCCTTTCCGGCTCTGTAGCGCCCCCTTTTTTGAGTGGGATGCAAAAGAAGGGTAAGAATAGTAAGGGATACGGTACTAGACTAACACCTAATTCTAATTAATACTTAATTTAATATAAGTAGTTAAACAGTCAACTAAACTAAACTTTTTATCATAGTACTTTACTAAATTAAGTGGGCGAGCGGCGGGAATCGAACCCGTATCTTCTCCTTGGCAAGGAGATGTTTTACCATTGAACTACGCTCGCTACGCTATATATTTTATAGCGTATATCCACTTGGGTCGACCGTCTATGTCTGGGTCGACCGTTTCGTTTCATTTTCTATTATATTAGAGTTTTCCTTATTTTTATTGTCTGTCAATGAATATTCTAATGGGACTGGAATTTCGTAATACTGAAAGAGAAGAACTAGCAATTCAGAATGCAAATTGCGTTTTAATTTTAATGCGTCTCACTATTCGaaatttttttttcaagaaatggcctttttatttattttgtatcGGGCTACTAAATACTAAACAAATTTAAGAAATGAGAGAATTTAGAATAGCTACGAGAAAGACTAGTCCAATCCATAATGATGTACCGGAAAATACAACGTTTTTATTATTTGACCAACCATCAGGAGAAGCAAATACAAGGGGTACACTAATTACTAAGACTGAGGAAGTCGCAATTAATGCAAAAACAGCTAATTGGAAAGCAATAGTCATATTTCTAATCCTCCAAACTACCATCAAATAAAGTTGACTACATATTTGATCCCTCACTTAACCAAAattgtaaaaaaatacaagaagtaGGAGGGGTTTAATCATGAATCCATTGATTCTTCTCTTTAattaaaacttttttttttacttaacCGCTTTTTTTATTTGCATATGGGGGTGAGGTGAGGAGAGGGGATTTAGTCTTTATTTCACAAGCTGGTATAGCGGATCATGTATCTGTGTATACAGTATACAGAGATATGTCGAAAAGGGACTTGCATCTGAGATCTTTCTAGGGGTTAGTAGATCTTTTTATATGGCTATGTTCTACTTGTACGAGTAAAATAGGGATTAGGCTGTGGAGAGATGGCTGAGTGGTTGATAGCTCCGGTCTTGAAAACCGGTATAGTTCTAGGAACTATCGAGGGTTCGAATCCCTCTCTCTCCTTTTGCTTATTGAATATGCTTGTTTCTTGAATTTTTTATCTTTATTCTGTCCCTTATCTTTCTTTCATAAAAAGGAATGAATGGCTCGGCTAGATGGAATAACCGAGCCAGAACAGAAAAAAATAAAACATTAGAACAGGTATAAATAAGAAAATCTTAGTTAAGAGGATTCATGTAAAGAACAGGTTCCAAATCACGATCGATTCCCTTTTCAAAACCTGCTGCAGCAGCTCGGGCTCTTCCTGCATGCCACAAATGGCCCACAAAAAGAAGAATCCTAGAACAAAATGAGAAGTTGATAACCAACTTCTAGGAGAGACATAATTAACTGCATTGATCTCGGTAGCTACGCCACCCACAGAATTTAAAGAGCCTAAAGGGGCGTGGGTCATATATTCTGCTGAACGTCGTTCTTGCCAAGGTTGTATATCTTTTTTCAACCTATTCAAGTCCAAACCATTGGGGCCCCTTAGAGGTTCTAACCATGGAGCCCGAAGGTCCCAAAAACGCATAGTTTCCCCTCCAAAGATAACCTCCCCAGTTGGGGAACGCATTAGATATTTACCTAAACCTGTGGGTCCTTGAGCAGATCCCACATTAGCTCCAAGACGCTGATCTCTAACTAGAAAAGTAAATGCCTGAGCTTGAGAAGCTTCTGGCCCGGTGGGTCCATAAAACTCACTCGGATAAGCCGTATTATTGAACCATACAAAACAACAAGCGATAAAACCAAAGACAGATAAAGCAGCTAAACTATAAGACAAGTAAGCTTCTCCAGACCATACAAATGCACGGCGAGCCCATGCAAAGGGTTTGGTTAAGATATGCCAAATTCCGCCAAATACACAAATGAAACCCAACCATACATGTCCACCAATTATATCTTCTAAATCATCCACACTAACAATCCACCCTTCTCCCCCAAAAGGAGATTTTAGTAAATAACCAAATATAACACTGGGGCTAAGAGTCAAATTGGTAATCTTTCTTACATCTCCCCCCCCAGGGGCCCAGGTATCATATACACCGCCAAAATAAAGAGCCTTAAGTACTAAAAGAAAAGAACCTAGACCTAACAAAATTAAGTGAATACCCAAAATTGTAGTCATTTTATTTCTATCTTTCCATACATAACCAAAAAATGGAAAAGATTCCTCAAGAGTCTCAGGGCCCAGAAGCGCGTGATAAATGCCACCGAAGCCTAAGACTGCGGAGGAAATTAGGTGAAGTACTCCAGATACAAAGTATGGAAAAGTATCTAGAACTTCTCCCCCTGGTCCTACTCCCCAACCTAGAGTAGCTAAGTGTGGAAGTAAAATTAAGCCTTGTTCATACATGGGCTTTTCTGGTACGAAATGAGCCACTTCAAATAGGTTCATTGCTCCGGCCCAGAATACGATTAATCCGGCATGAGCTACGTGAGCTCCAAGTAGCTTACCGGACAAATTGATAAGTCTGGCATTCCCAGCCCACCAAGCAAAGCCGGTGGTTTCTTGGTCACGACCAGCTAAAATGAAAGTTCCATTAAAGAGCGTTTCCACGTGGTAGAACCTCCTCAGGGAATATAAGATTTTCATGAGGCTGATCCTGAGCTGCCATCCACGCACGAATACCCTCGTTTAAAAGAATATTTTTGGTGTAGAAAGTCTCAAATTCAGGATCTTCCGCTGCACGGATTTCCTGGGAAACAAAGTCATAGGCACGTAAGTTCAGAGCCAGGCCTACTACGCCAATAGCACTCATCCATAAACCGGTGACGGGTACAAATAGCATAAAGAAATGTAACCAACGTTTATTGGAAAAAGCAACACCAAAGATTTGGGACCAAAAGCGGTTAGCCGTGACCATTGAATAAGTTTCTTCAGCTTGAGTTGGGTTAAAAGCGCGGAAGGTATTTGCACCATCACCGTCCTCAAATAGAGTGTTTTCTACGGTCGCTCCATGAATAGCGCATAGCAGAGCCGCGCCTAATACTCCGGCAACTCCCATCATATGAAATGGGTTCAACGTCCAATTATGAAATCCTTGGAAGAAAAGGATGAATCGAAATATTGCTGCTACGCCAAAACTCGGCGCAAAGAACCAACCAGATTGCCCCAGTGGATAAATAAGGAATACAGAAACAAAAACCGCGATTGGACCAGAGAATGAGATTGCATTATAAGGCCGCAATTGAACAGACCGAGCAAGTTCAAATTGGCGTAACATGAAACCTATTAGTGCAAAAGCCCCGTGGAGAGCTACAAACGTCCATAAACCGCCTAATTGACACCAACGAGTAAAATCTCCTTGTGCTTCCGGCCCCCATAGTAGCAACAAAGAGTGTGCTAAACTATTGGCAGGGGTAGAAACTGCTGCGGTTAAGAAATTACAACCTTCCAAATAGGAACTAGCCAATCCATGGGTATACCAAGAAGTTACAAAAGTTGTCCCTGTAAACCAACCCCTAAAGCGAAATAAGCACAAGGAAAGAGCAATAGGCCAGACCATCCTACAAAAACGAAACGGTCCCTTCGTAACCAGTCATCCATAGTATCAAATAGATCATTTTCTTCTTTAGGAACTCTACCAAGGGCTATAGTCATAGTGATCCTCCTATTCAATTACTTCAACCATTTCCGAGCACCTCACGTCACTTCCAAGGCATATGATAGTTTTATTATCTGTGGACGATTTGTTTCTCGTTCAATGCCCTTTTTCAATGGTCTCGAAGatataaattttttatttttatctatgGAGGCACAACCGGGGTCGTGGTAAATCCATGAATTTTATTCGATTTGTTTTTCTTATACTCTAGAAATAAACATTTCAATTCAGCATTATTCCATGACTCCTATTTGAAATTTGAAAGCCTATCTTTTAagggaaaaatgaaaataaaagtaaCCCCTATATTCTCATTCCCTCTCTATTTCATGGGTGGAAGAACAGAAAAGGaggattctaaaaaaaaaaaggacTTTCGAAATCTATTTTTATGTGTAGCGGAAAGGAGTTGCGATTTCTTCTTATTCCTATAGAACATCTAGTAACAAGAATATAAAATCgtaaataaaaaaaattcttgtCTTGCGCGGTATAAGTCtaaggaaataaaaaaaaattcgctTATACAATTTGATCCACATCGAATTTATATATCAGAATAGCGGATAGAGGCATTATTCAAGGAGTCAGATCTACTTACTTTATGGTTCTTTCCAATTTTATGTTGGGTTTGATAAGAAccctttttgctttcttgataaaTAATTGACAATCGACAAAAAagcgttttttcttttttttatatataaCCTGCTTGTTTTATTATAACAAGTCTTATAGGGAAATGCCCGCTAAAGAGAAAATCTATCTGATTGTCTCTCGGCCGATATTGGTttttagaaagaaaaaacaagaattttcttattttttttattaACATTAAGAAAAAAGAATAGAACTAAAATGGAATTGGCAATATAATTTTTATAtacttttgaaagaaaaaaaaagggtttTTGCAATCCTTATTTCTTGTCTCTATCATATCACGTAAACCTTTTGATTTGGAACAGGGagagatggctgagtggactaaaGCGGCGGATTGCTAATCCGTTGTACAATTTTTTTGTACCGAGGGTTCGAATCCCTCTCTTTCCGCTCCCTCGGATCATTTTGGACTTTCAAATTGGAAGGAATTCTGACCCCCGGATTTGCTCATAGATAAATGTACGAACCAAATCCAATTtgtaagaaaaaataaaaaaaaaatggaaTTTTTACTCCTCGCGCCCAGGATTCCGTCCTGGGTCATTAGATAAGAATCCAAAGATAAATAGGGAAACAAAAAATATTACTACTGTATAAACAAAAAGTTTGAGAGTAAGCATTACATAATCTCCAAGATTTTTTTTTAAGGAATAGATTACCAGTTTTTCCTTACCACATGGATCCACTACGATgaattttgtttattttttatttttatagttCAAAATGCAAAAATGAATTCTTGAAAAAAAATTGGAAGAATTCATTTATAATAAGCACTCTTATCAATATAAAAAATATTGTTAGGTATTGTGTAGGTACCTAAACCTGCTCAACGTAGGTGCAGAAGGGTAGAAAGGCTGATCAAAATTTATTGATGCAGCTATCCATTCAATGTAGAAGAATTTGCATTTTAGAGTTGAAGGttcataatataaaaatataaaagttCTCGCCTTTTAcccatttttttttcattttttggaatGAAAACACCATTCAATTTGGTAGATaggatagagtactaaacatttcATCGAAAACTTACAGCAGCTTGCCAAACAAAGGCTAATAGAAAAAAGAATAGAGGTATGACAGGCATAACATCCACGATGGGGTTGAAAATAGCATAAGCTTCGGGCAATTTGGCAAAGAAAAAACTAGTCGGATAAAGAACAGAATTAAAAAAGATACAGGTTAAACTAAGTATATTAGGCATAACAAGCATTTCATTCTTGTAGAGTAAATAATTGGATTTTGATTGAGTTATTTTTCTAAGGGAAAAAGGAGAAGGCAGATTCAAAATCTTTTTTCTTCGTACTTTCCCAAACACAAAATACCTCCTTGTATTCGCACTCTCGAATGTGAGTGGAATAAATTCGACTTTCATATAATATCTTAATAGAATTCCGTGTAATGATCAATGCATTTTTTTGATTCTATATTATCTGCATGTCTAGAATACTAGCAAGAGAATATTCCTCATTTTTTATATAATTGAAATGGGATTGACGAATAACAAATAAACATAATAGTGTTTATTAGTGTCGCATAAAACGAAATGGGGCGTGGCCAAGTGGTAAGGCAGCGggttttggtcccgttactcggaGGTTCGAATCCTTCCGTCCCAGATTGTTTCTGATAGTGCTCCGCAAAAGACAAAAGTTTATTAATTTATTAAAGAGAATAATGGTATCTTATGAACTCTTAGATTAGAGACATTTCTAAGCATTCACTTTCTTTCTCAGAAAACATAATAAAGTCTTAAGTCCAGTCAAATCAAATtgaatatctttattttcatgaaAAAATTGGGTCTATCAGTaaccgtcgagtacttttcgagctgaaaccttcgagatctacttgccctctacttctaactaaaccctagcctataacccgtaggcattgacaagttaatcccttgtcaaggggggccaaggggctcccacaccataggggggcgcgggtggacccctggccgcgcccagatatggtgtgggcccctcgggacccctccgacgccgcccttccgcctatatattcttccagtcgcgaaaaccctaaatcatcaagtcatattccacggagagttccgtagccgccgccatcgcgaagacaagtttcggggacgTGGTCtcgcgttccggcacgccgccgcgatggggaattgcccccggaattcatctccatcgacaccaccaccatcttcatcgccgttgctgtctcccatgatgaggagggagtagttctcccccgaggctaagggctctaccggtagctatgtggttcatctctctctcccatggtgtgatctttatgaatatgtagatgttactcttgtctattatgcactctagaggttactttaaatatgaactccggatgttgtggagcttgtttactccggcttgagggagctcttgtagccctacacaatgaatggtgtttgttatccaacaagagagtgtttgagagtagcacttatttgttcatctatgtgatcataggctttgcaatctagatgtcatatgctattcaagtgctttattatgtgaactttggagttaccgctgacctcggtgtaatggtgacagtagctgtgtgcgccgtgtgtaactcccttatgaattgtggtgtgttagtacctcctatgaatgctcactggTGAcgagtgtggggtgtttattagtacttgggaatacgcctttgaggtgtgcttttgcacacttgcccaatgaatttgagttctttatccaataagagagtagtatgatgaagtgcttatatttatattcaattatgattgcaatgttgagagtgtccactagtgaaagtaggatccctaggccttgtttccaaatactgcaaacatcgcttatttactgttttactgcatctttacttcctgcaatatttacttcagatcgcaattaccgtttaccaccatctataccacctgcgttttaatatctcttcgccgaactagtgcacctatacatctgacaagtgtattaggtgtgttggggacacaagagacttcttgtatcttaattgcagggttgcttgagaggaatatctttgacctctacctccctgagttcgataaaccttgggtgatccacttaagggaaacttgttctgtcgttctacaaacctctcgctcttggaggcccaacactcgtctacggtgaatagaagcgtgcgtagacatcaagctatttttcctcGGCGCCGTTGCttaggggaggtaaggtaaaaggtattcacatcctccgactactaagctatttcctagcacctgttgtcggtgtgtgagtgctcgaagctatttc from Lolium rigidum isolate FL_2022 chromosome 4, APGP_CSIRO_Lrig_0.1, whole genome shotgun sequence encodes the following:
- the LOC124707493 gene encoding photosystem II D2 protein — translated: MVWPIALSLCLFRFRGWFTGTTFVTSWYTHGLASSYLEGCNFLTAAVSTPANSLAHSLLLLWGPEAQGDFTRWCQLGGLWTFVALHGAFALIGFMLRQFELARSVQLRPYNAISFSGPIAVFVSVFLIYPLGQSGWFFAPSFGVAAIFRFILFFQGFHNWTLNPFHMMGVAGVLGAALLCAIHGATVENTLFEDGDGANTFRAFNPTQAEETYSMVTANRFWSQIFGVAFSNKRWLHFFMLFVPVTGLWMSAIGVVGLALNLRAYDFVSQEIRAAEDPEFETFYTKNILLNEGIRAWMAAQDQPHENLIFPEEVLPRGNAL